A single window of Vibrio stylophorae DNA harbors:
- a CDS encoding iron-containing alcohol dehydrogenase translates to MFQFSTANRILFGEGALERSLSLLNQYGYSALLVCGQDLSRSELLVHHFQQQNMRYQQVSVKGEPYIAMVEELAAEGRRFSPDMVIAMGGGSVIDTGKALAALIPNQGSVYDYIEVVGRALPLQNKPLPFIAIPTTAGTGAEVTPNAVLTSAQERIKTSMRSPQMLPDLAIVDPTYSAGASPELTARSGMDAFTHLMEAYVCNEPNPLSDMVCEEGLRRFVSAILPAVEEDDLRARSDLAFAAMLGGMARANAKLGAAHALGRALGGRLDIAHSSITAYIAPYVMQENILAATAAHRHDVLNRYRQLSCLLTGRHNAEIDDCVAWTRRLLTRLALPSISHSGLCETLFEEVAADAMRSNALKGNPLPLNQQRLVQILEKVCLSSDCGCQFTPLEGSESA, encoded by the coding sequence ATGTTTCAATTTTCCACGGCAAATCGAATTCTATTTGGTGAAGGCGCATTAGAGCGCTCGCTCTCTTTACTGAATCAATATGGCTATAGTGCGTTATTGGTATGTGGGCAAGATTTATCACGCAGTGAGCTCTTGGTTCATCATTTTCAGCAGCAAAACATGCGTTATCAGCAAGTATCGGTAAAAGGCGAACCCTATATCGCCATGGTCGAAGAGCTGGCTGCAGAAGGGCGGCGATTTAGCCCAGATATGGTGATTGCCATGGGCGGTGGCAGCGTGATTGACACCGGTAAAGCGCTCGCAGCGCTCATCCCCAATCAAGGCAGTGTTTATGATTATATTGAAGTGGTGGGGCGTGCCTTACCCTTGCAAAATAAACCACTGCCATTTATCGCGATTCCTACGACTGCGGGAACTGGAGCAGAAGTGACGCCCAATGCGGTATTAACTTCGGCGCAAGAGCGGATCAAAACCAGCATGCGCTCGCCGCAAATGCTACCTGATCTCGCTATAGTCGATCCTACGTATAGTGCGGGCGCAAGTCCCGAGCTCACGGCGCGAAGTGGCATGGATGCTTTTACCCATCTTATGGAAGCCTATGTCTGTAATGAGCCCAATCCTCTGAGTGATATGGTTTGTGAGGAGGGGCTACGGCGTTTTGTCAGTGCCATTTTGCCAGCAGTAGAAGAAGATGATTTACGCGCGCGCAGCGATTTAGCTTTTGCGGCCATGCTTGGCGGCATGGCGCGGGCCAATGCTAAATTGGGCGCTGCGCATGCATTAGGACGAGCGCTGGGCGGCCGACTGGATATCGCGCACAGCAGTATTACTGCTTATATTGCGCCCTATGTGATGCAGGAGAATATTTTGGCGGCAACCGCCGCCCATCGCCATGATGTGCTCAATCGTTATCGTCAACTCTCATGCCTTTTGACGGGCAGACATAATGCAGAAATTGATGATTGTGTGGCCTGGACAAGACGACTGCTCACGCGTTTGGCCTTGCCATCTATCAGTCACTCAGGTTTGTGCGAGACGCTTTTTGAAGAGGTTGCAGCAGATGCGATGCGCTCCAATGCGCTTAAGGGGAATCCGCTGCCATTGAACCAACAGCGGCTTGTTCAAATCTTGGAGAAAGTGTGTTTGAGCAGTGACTGCGGTTGTCAATTTACGCCACTTGAAGGTAGTGAATCAGCCTAA
- a CDS encoding acetate uptake transporter encodes MSAPQYANPAPLGLMGFGMTTVLLNIHNAGFFPVDSMIIAMGIFYGGLAQVIAGIMEYRKGNTFGTTAFTSYGFFWLSLVSVWMLPEMGLAKASPHGFMGWYLTMWGIFTGFMFIGSLRYCRVKQFVFGSLTVLFALLAIRDFTGNTLIGTIAGFEGIICGASAIYYAMAQVINNEYGRVVLPVGELKK; translated from the coding sequence ATGTCTGCACCTCAATACGCCAACCCAGCCCCACTCGGTTTGATGGGCTTTGGTATGACCACCGTTCTTTTGAACATTCACAACGCGGGCTTTTTCCCGGTTGATTCTATGATCATCGCTATGGGTATTTTCTACGGCGGCCTTGCGCAAGTTATCGCAGGTATCATGGAATACCGTAAAGGTAACACCTTTGGTACCACAGCATTTACCTCTTACGGTTTCTTCTGGTTATCACTTGTTTCTGTATGGATGCTGCCAGAGATGGGTCTTGCAAAAGCAAGTCCACACGGCTTCATGGGTTGGTACCTAACCATGTGGGGTATCTTCACTGGTTTCATGTTCATTGGTTCACTGCGCTACTGCCGCGTGAAGCAATTTGTATTTGGTAGCTTGACAGTATTGTTCGCGCTACTTGCGATTCGTGATTTCACCGGTAACACCTTGATCGGTACCATTGCTGGTTTCGAAGGTATCATCTGTGGTGCATCTGCGATTTATTACGCAATGGCACAGGTGATCAACAACGAGTACGGCCGTGTGGTTCTACCTGTTGGTGAGTTGAAGAAGTAA
- the mlc gene encoding sugar metabolism global transcriptional regulator Mlc, producing the protein MYLAHPGHIDHIKRNNSGAIYQLIDTHGPISRIELSKLSQLAPASITKITRELIDAHLIKETQYQESNSRGRPAIGLVTNNEGWQFLSLRLGRGYIAMALHELGGGILIEDSTTLDEIEQAPLLARLEQEVTRFLSEHVRDIDRITSLAVSLPGLVDPKRGVVVQMPHYRVKDMPLGDVLHQSTGLPVFIGNDTAAWTLAEKLFGNSKGVANSILIAVHYGVGAGIVLDNIVLISERGNIGELGHIQMVEEGMPCHCGNHGCLETVVSHTAMLNQIEQDLAAGVETSLRERSISIRNLCIAAVEGDAYATRLIESLGQHLGRAIAMMVNVFHPEKILFGGEYNLAKSILYPAMLSAIHSQSIPVYTENLELQETQFFHEATMPGAALVKQAMYNGSLLMKVIEG; encoded by the coding sequence ATGTATCTTGCCCATCCCGGTCATATTGATCATATTAAAAGAAATAACTCGGGCGCTATTTACCAATTAATTGATACACATGGCCCTATCTCCCGTATCGAGTTATCCAAGCTGAGCCAACTTGCGCCCGCGAGTATCACCAAAATCACCCGTGAATTGATTGATGCGCACCTGATTAAAGAGACCCAATACCAAGAATCCAACAGTCGTGGACGTCCTGCGATTGGTTTGGTGACCAATAATGAAGGTTGGCAGTTTTTATCTTTGCGCTTAGGGCGTGGCTATATTGCTATGGCGCTGCATGAGCTAGGTGGCGGCATTTTAATTGAAGACTCCACAACCCTAGATGAAATAGAGCAAGCGCCACTGCTCGCGCGTTTAGAGCAAGAGGTCACTCGTTTTCTTTCCGAGCACGTTCGCGATATTGACCGAATTACCAGCTTGGCCGTGAGCTTACCTGGCTTGGTGGATCCGAAACGCGGTGTTGTGGTGCAAATGCCGCATTATCGGGTCAAAGATATGCCGCTTGGCGATGTGCTGCATCAAAGTACAGGTTTGCCTGTTTTTATTGGTAATGATACCGCGGCTTGGACGCTTGCAGAAAAGCTCTTTGGTAATTCAAAGGGTGTGGCGAACTCGATTTTGATTGCTGTGCACTATGGTGTCGGCGCCGGTATTGTGCTTGATAATATTGTGCTGATCAGTGAGCGCGGCAATATTGGCGAACTTGGTCATATTCAAATGGTTGAAGAGGGCATGCCTTGTCATTGTGGCAATCACGGCTGTTTAGAAACTGTGGTGAGCCATACGGCAATGCTCAATCAAATTGAGCAAGATTTAGCTGCTGGCGTTGAAACTAGTTTGCGCGAGCGCTCGATTAGTATTCGTAATTTGTGTATTGCAGCGGTTGAAGGCGATGCTTATGCGACGCGATTGATTGAGTCTTTAGGGCAGCATTTGGGACGTGCGATTGCGATGATGGTCAATGTCTTTCATCCTGAAAAGATCCTTTTTGGCGGTGAATATAATCTTGCGAAATCGATTCTTTATCCCGCGATGCTCAGCGCCATTCATTCTCAATCGATTCCAGTATATACCGAGAACTTAGAACTGCAAGAAACGCAGTTTTTCCATGAGGCGACCATGCCAGGCGCTGCGCTTGTTAAACAAGCCATGTATAACGGCTCGTTGTTAATGAAAGTGATTGAAGGTTAA
- the bioA gene encoding adenosylmethionine--8-amino-7-oxononanoate transaminase — MSNLCDLQFDRNHLWHPYTSTTNPLPCYGVVAAKDVYLELDNGAQLVDGMSSWWAAIHGYNHPKLNQAAHQQIESMSHVMFGGITHPAAIALGKKLIAMTPARFQHLFLADSGSVAVEVALKMALQYWQAKGESRCQFLTLRHGYHGDTFAAMSVTDPDNSMHKLYKGFLPEHLFANSPTSRFDGDWQPSDLDDFSAQLATHHSKIAAVILEPIVQGAGGMRIYHPEFLRGVRRLCDDYGILLIADEIATGFGRTGKLFACEHSGIEADILCLGKALTGGYITLSATLTTSDVAHTVSGGSAGCFMHGPTFMGNPLACAVACASLDILEKNEWQAQVQQIEHMFARHLPALLKSAHVADVRWLGAIGVVELKYPVNMAQIQQHFVEQGVWIRPFGKLIYLMPPYIISQAACLQLINAIASAIAEPRNLQLPQSELAQA, encoded by the coding sequence ATGAGCAATTTGTGTGATTTGCAATTTGACCGCAACCATCTCTGGCACCCCTACACCTCCACCACCAACCCCCTGCCCTGCTATGGTGTCGTTGCCGCCAAAGACGTTTATCTGGAACTCGATAATGGCGCGCAGCTGGTCGATGGCATGTCCTCATGGTGGGCTGCGATCCACGGCTACAATCACCCGAAACTCAATCAAGCCGCGCATCAGCAGATTGAGTCCATGTCGCATGTGATGTTTGGTGGTATCACCCATCCTGCCGCTATCGCTTTGGGAAAAAAATTAATCGCCATGACACCCGCACGTTTTCAGCATCTTTTTCTCGCAGATTCTGGATCAGTGGCCGTCGAAGTTGCGCTTAAAATGGCGCTGCAATATTGGCAAGCTAAAGGCGAGTCGCGCTGCCAATTTCTTACCCTGCGTCATGGCTATCATGGCGATACCTTTGCAGCGATGTCGGTCACCGACCCAGACAACTCCATGCACAAGCTATACAAAGGGTTCTTACCTGAGCACCTGTTTGCCAACTCACCCACCAGCCGATTTGATGGTGACTGGCAGCCATCGGATTTAGATGATTTTTCCGCGCAACTAGCCACGCATCACAGCAAGATTGCCGCAGTGATTTTGGAGCCCATTGTTCAAGGCGCGGGAGGCATGCGCATTTATCATCCTGAGTTTCTTCGCGGCGTGCGCAGACTTTGCGATGACTATGGCATTTTGCTGATTGCAGATGAGATCGCCACAGGATTTGGCCGAACCGGCAAACTCTTTGCCTGTGAGCACAGCGGCATCGAAGCCGATATTTTATGCCTTGGCAAAGCGCTCACGGGTGGATATATAACGCTCTCTGCCACCCTCACCACCAGCGATGTAGCGCACACGGTCAGTGGCGGCAGTGCAGGCTGCTTTATGCATGGGCCGACCTTTATGGGTAATCCGCTCGCCTGCGCCGTGGCGTGCGCCAGTTTAGATATTTTAGAGAAAAACGAGTGGCAAGCGCAGGTGCAACAAATTGAGCACATGTTTGCTCGCCACCTTCCTGCCCTTTTAAAATCAGCGCACGTTGCCGATGTGCGTTGGCTGGGGGCCATTGGTGTGGTTGAGCTGAAATATCCAGTGAATATGGCGCAAATTCAGCAGCACTTTGTGGAGCAAGGCGTGTGGATTCGCCCCTTTGGCAAGCTTATCTATTTGATGCCGCCATACATTATTTCTCAAGCGGCTTGTTTGCAGCTGATCAACGCCATTGCCAGTGCCATTGCCGAACCGCGCAACTTACAACTGCCGCAAAGCGAGCTGGCACAGGCGTAA
- the bioB gene encoding biotin synthase BioB translates to MDVRHNWTLAEVQALFELPFMDLLFQAQLVHRQYHTPNQVQVSTLLSIKTGACPEDCKYCPQSARYTTDVEKERLMQVEQVLTAAQKAKSAGSTRFCMGAAWKNPKARDMPYLLDMVRGVKAMGLETCMTLGMLTAEQATELAGAGLDYYNHNLDTSPEFYGNIITTRTYQDRLDTLSHVRDAGMKICSGGIIGMGESANDRAGLLIELANLPVHPESVPINMLVKVKGTPLEQEKDVEPFDFIRIIAVARIMMPYSAVRLSAGRENMNAQMQALCFMAGANSVFYGCKLLTTPNPDEDSDLQLFRTLGINTEQRAQKPDLIQEDELLTQVNERIAARPTADDLFYDATL, encoded by the coding sequence GTGGACGTGAGGCATAACTGGACGCTTGCCGAGGTGCAGGCACTTTTTGAACTTCCTTTTATGGATCTGCTGTTTCAAGCGCAGCTGGTTCATCGTCAATACCATACCCCCAACCAAGTCCAAGTCAGCACTTTGCTCTCCATTAAAACTGGCGCTTGCCCTGAAGACTGCAAATATTGTCCGCAATCGGCGCGCTACACTACGGATGTGGAAAAAGAGCGCTTAATGCAAGTGGAGCAGGTATTAACGGCGGCGCAAAAAGCAAAATCAGCAGGCTCAACCCGTTTTTGTATGGGCGCTGCTTGGAAAAATCCAAAAGCGCGAGATATGCCTTATTTGCTCGATATGGTGCGCGGCGTGAAAGCCATGGGATTAGAAACCTGCATGACCTTGGGCATGCTCACCGCTGAGCAAGCTACTGAGCTTGCGGGCGCAGGGCTGGATTACTACAACCATAATCTGGATACCTCGCCAGAGTTTTACGGCAACATTATCACTACGCGCACCTATCAAGACCGACTCGATACGCTGTCGCATGTGCGTGATGCAGGCATGAAAATTTGCTCGGGCGGGATCATCGGTATGGGTGAAAGCGCCAATGATCGTGCGGGTTTGCTCATTGAACTGGCGAATTTACCCGTGCATCCAGAAAGTGTACCGATCAATATGTTGGTGAAAGTCAAAGGCACGCCGCTGGAACAAGAAAAGGATGTCGAGCCCTTTGACTTTATTCGCATTATTGCTGTCGCGCGGATCATGATGCCGTATTCAGCGGTGCGTTTATCGGCTGGGCGTGAAAATATGAATGCGCAGATGCAAGCGCTGTGTTTTATGGCTGGTGCCAACTCAGTCTTTTATGGTTGTAAGCTATTAACCACGCCAAACCCTGATGAAGACAGCGATCTCCAGCTATTTCGCACATTGGGCATTAATACGGAGCAACGCGCTCAAAAGCCTGACCTGATTCAAGAAGATGAGCTACTCACGCAGGTCAATGAGCGCATAGCGGCAAGACCCACGGCTGATGATTTGTTCTATGACGCGACTCTTTAA
- a CDS encoding aminotransferase class I/II-fold pyridoxal phosphate-dependent enzyme, translating to MTRLFNQRQQAALMARRAQGLYRQHAVFAGGMLNFASNDYLGLSQHKAVIAAWQQAAKAGVGATASPAVVGFHATHQALVASLCDWLGFEDALLFNSGFSANQTLLHTVVEPQDRLFQDKLNHASLIDAGLHTKAHHRRFAHNDSQALARLIKKHNAQAGQDWVVTEGIFSMDGDSAPLTELSALCQQQGAALILDDAHGIGVTGEQGRGSCDVAKIKPDYLMVTFGKALGIGGAAILSTQQNIDYLRQFSRHYVYSTAMPIAQAAAIQCAIEIVRWQPELREKLQNNSAYFDQGLRQLATEFGELGTASMPALMSARMPTLAIKPVILKSSVRTMHIARHLAAQGIQVGAIRPPTVAPNSARLRICLSAAHTEAHIDKLLNELRHALAQPQPIENLSQELAC from the coding sequence ATGACGCGACTCTTTAATCAGCGCCAGCAAGCTGCGCTCATGGCGCGCCGTGCGCAGGGCCTTTATCGCCAGCATGCTGTGTTTGCTGGCGGTATGCTTAATTTTGCCAGTAATGACTACCTTGGTTTAAGTCAGCACAAAGCGGTGATCGCCGCTTGGCAGCAAGCGGCTAAAGCGGGCGTGGGAGCAACTGCGTCGCCTGCGGTCGTTGGTTTTCATGCTACGCATCAAGCGTTGGTGGCGAGTTTATGTGATTGGCTTGGTTTTGAGGATGCGTTGCTGTTTAACTCGGGCTTTAGCGCTAATCAAACTTTGCTGCATACCGTGGTTGAACCGCAAGACCGCTTATTTCAAGACAAACTAAACCATGCCTCTTTAATTGATGCAGGGCTGCATACCAAGGCGCATCATCGCCGATTTGCGCATAACGACTCACAGGCGCTTGCACGCTTGATAAAAAAGCACAATGCGCAAGCGGGGCAAGATTGGGTGGTCACTGAAGGGATTTTCAGCATGGATGGCGATAGTGCCCCTTTGACTGAATTATCGGCGCTTTGTCAACAACAGGGGGCGGCGCTGATCCTTGATGATGCCCATGGTATTGGCGTGACTGGCGAGCAAGGTCGCGGTAGCTGCGACGTGGCCAAGATCAAACCCGATTATCTAATGGTTACATTTGGCAAAGCCTTGGGCATTGGCGGCGCTGCGATTTTAAGTACGCAGCAAAATATCGATTATCTGCGCCAGTTTTCTCGCCACTATGTGTACTCCACCGCGATGCCCATTGCGCAAGCTGCTGCCATTCAATGTGCGATAGAGATTGTGCGTTGGCAGCCAGAGCTTCGCGAAAAATTGCAAAACAATAGTGCCTATTTTGACCAAGGGTTGCGGCAATTAGCGACAGAATTTGGTGAGTTAGGTACGGCATCCATGCCAGCACTTATGTCAGCACGTATGCCAACACTGGCAATCAAGCCGGTGATTCTAAAAAGCAGTGTGCGTACCATGCACATCGCAAGACATTTGGCGGCGCAAGGGATTCAAGTGGGGGCGATTCGTCCACCGACCGTGGCGCCTAATAGTGCACGGCTGCGTATTTGTTTAAGTGCCGCCCATACAGAGGCGCACATTGACAAGCTGCTCAATGAATTGAGGCATGCACTCGCACAGCCACAACCGATCGAAAATCTATCGCAGGAGCTTGCATGCTAG
- the bioC gene encoding malonyl-ACP O-methyltransferase BioC, translating to MLALNLPEKHRIRQSFDQAALRYDHYADFQRQVATRLADWVPKSAGELALDIGTGTGFGSTLLVQQGWHPIGLDFSSAMLRQAKQRGLSHWRGVQADAEALPFQDESLSLIYSSLALQWCQDLSRPFAEAYRVLKPGGRFVCAVLLDGSLHELKTAWQQIDSHQHVNDFFTLNQVNFALAQKQIVQSQLICEPVVCRYATARALMQDLKGIGASQIASHARQRLTKGTLLQLEHAYQQYFSEDGALRATYQVGLIEVRK from the coding sequence ATGCTAGCGCTCAATTTGCCTGAAAAGCACCGTATTCGACAATCTTTTGATCAAGCGGCGCTGCGATACGATCATTACGCGGATTTTCAGCGTCAGGTGGCGACGCGTTTGGCTGACTGGGTGCCCAAAAGTGCAGGGGAACTTGCGCTTGATATTGGTACAGGTACTGGGTTTGGTAGCACATTACTGGTTCAGCAAGGTTGGCACCCCATCGGCCTTGATTTTTCATCCGCGATGCTCAGGCAAGCGAAACAGAGGGGGCTTTCCCATTGGCGTGGTGTTCAGGCAGATGCAGAAGCGCTGCCGTTTCAAGATGAAAGTCTATCACTGATCTATTCCAGCTTGGCGTTGCAATGGTGCCAAGATTTAAGTCGTCCCTTTGCTGAAGCCTATCGGGTATTAAAACCGGGTGGCCGTTTTGTTTGCGCCGTGCTTCTTGATGGCTCATTGCATGAGCTGAAAACTGCATGGCAACAGATTGATTCACATCAACATGTGAATGATTTTTTCACCCTCAATCAGGTCAACTTTGCGCTAGCGCAAAAGCAGATAGTGCAGAGCCAGCTAATCTGTGAACCTGTTGTATGTCGATATGCAACCGCAAGAGCATTGATGCAGGATTTAAAAGGCATTGGCGCCAGTCAAATTGCTAGTCATGCAAGGCAAAGATTGACCAAAGGCACATTACTGCAGCTTGAGCACGCATATCAGCAATATTTTTCAGAGGATGGGGCGCTTCGCGCGACTTATCAAGTTGGATTGATTGAGGTAAGAAAATGA
- the bioD gene encoding dethiobiotin synthase has protein sequence MTQVYFVAGTDTEVGKTVASRALIQAMAKQYQVAGYKPIASDSQATDAGLRNHDALCLLDASNCTLTYDEVNPYAYAPPISPHIAAKLVDMPIEFSKISDGLERLKTKADVVLVEGAGGWRVPVSEKATLSQWVQQEQLAVILVVGIKLGCLNHAMLTAEAIERDGLKLAGWVANRVNPGTANYAEIIEMLEDKLNAPKLGEIPYMPHIHERDLAEFIDISALPLPQMA, from the coding sequence ATGACACAGGTTTATTTTGTCGCAGGGACGGACACTGAAGTCGGGAAAACTGTTGCATCGCGAGCCCTCATTCAAGCAATGGCAAAGCAGTATCAAGTTGCAGGTTATAAGCCCATTGCCAGTGACAGCCAAGCAACCGATGCGGGGCTGCGTAATCATGATGCGCTTTGCTTGCTTGATGCTAGTAATTGTACGCTGACTTATGATGAAGTGAATCCATACGCCTATGCACCGCCAATTTCACCGCATATCGCAGCAAAATTGGTGGATATGCCCATTGAGTTTTCGAAAATTTCTGATGGTTTAGAGCGTCTAAAAACAAAAGCGGATGTGGTGCTTGTTGAAGGAGCAGGTGGCTGGCGCGTCCCAGTTTCGGAGAAGGCCACACTGTCACAGTGGGTACAGCAAGAGCAACTGGCGGTGATTTTGGTGGTAGGGATAAAGCTGGGCTGTCTAAATCATGCGATGTTAACTGCAGAAGCTATTGAGCGAGATGGCTTGAAACTTGCGGGTTGGGTTGCCAATCGCGTTAATCCGGGAACCGCCAACTACGCTGAAATTATTGAGATGCTTGAAGACAAACTCAATGCCCCAAAACTCGGTGAAATCCCCTATATGCCGCATATCCACGAGCGTGATTTGGCAGAGTTTATTGATATTTCAGCGCTGCCATTGCCGCAAATGGCCTAA
- a CDS encoding AAC(3) family N-acetyltransferase, producing the protein MLTLAQLQQTMHQLGLSQRVILAHGALKSFGSCDFSPQQLIDTLASKGNTLVMPTFEYDCLANPPQDATNYQQNAVEGPWAFCSPHPFVGHENRITPDMGALSKILLNHPMRIRSVHPINSFTALGPQAKALMARQSYQGLYDIYQALCSDTHEFDDAVLLLMGVGLTSATPIHYAEQLAGRAMFVRWASVAGEGIVETRIGACSLGFAALDDAVATIETRVLVGESLWRLFSLKAFIAVCQQAIEKNPALIQCHSDCVRCRDIIAGGPFVRQSVGAQM; encoded by the coding sequence ATGCTGACTTTGGCACAACTGCAACAAACCATGCACCAACTAGGGCTTTCACAGCGAGTGATTTTGGCACATGGCGCACTGAAATCTTTTGGCTCATGTGATTTCTCACCGCAGCAACTTATTGATACCTTGGCATCGAAAGGTAATACCTTGGTGATGCCCACTTTTGAATATGATTGCTTGGCTAACCCGCCACAGGATGCAACGAATTATCAGCAAAATGCTGTTGAGGGTCCATGGGCATTCTGCTCGCCTCATCCTTTTGTAGGGCATGAAAATCGAATCACGCCAGATATGGGCGCACTGTCGAAAATATTGCTCAATCATCCTATGCGTATTCGAAGCGTACATCCCATCAACTCTTTTACGGCGCTTGGCCCGCAAGCGAAGGCGTTGATGGCGAGGCAAAGCTATCAAGGCCTTTATGATATCTATCAAGCGCTTTGTTCTGACACGCATGAGTTCGATGATGCCGTATTACTGTTGATGGGCGTTGGGCTGACAAGCGCGACACCGATTCATTATGCTGAGCAATTGGCTGGTCGTGCGATGTTTGTGCGCTGGGCTTCGGTGGCAGGTGAGGGGATCGTAGAAACACGAATTGGTGCTTGCTCTTTAGGGTTTGCTGCATTGGATGATGCAGTCGCTACAATCGAGACGCGGGTACTGGTTGGTGAGAGCCTTTGGCGTCTTTTCTCATTGAAAGCCTTTATCGCAGTTTGCCAACAGGCGATTGAGAAAAATCCGGCGCTAATACAATGCCATTCTGATTGCGTGCGCTGTCGTGACATCATTGCGGGTGGGCCATTTGTGCGCCAAAGCGTTGGCGCACAAATGTAA